In Actinomycetota bacterium, the DNA window CTTCGCTCCCTTCACCGACGCGGCGCTCGCCCCGCAGGTGCTCGGACCGCACGTCGGCGGTGTCGGCGGTGGCTGATAGCCCTCGGGAGTATTGCGGGCGTTCTCAGGCTTCGGCCCAGGCCCCCACACACAGCCACCGAGGTCGATCACGCATGCGATCGGCTCCCCCTCGAAGAACAGGAGCCCCGCCTGGTGCAGCGAGTTCAGGGGATAGGGGATCCCGGCGGTGACCGGCATCGGGCTGCCCGTCGCCGGGTCGACGCAGGGCGGCAGGAACGGCGCGTCGCTCGTAACCGCGGCGCCCTCCGGCGAGCCGACGTTGTCCTGCCAGCAGTTGTTGAGACCCCCGCCGTCCCATGCGAAGTCGATCGCGTTCCGCCCACCGGAAGCGCCGGCCGGCGGGTACATGCGGTTCGCGATGAAGCGGTTGCCGGTGCTCATGAACGGTGCGGCCGGCGGGTCGCTCGTGGGGCCGACCACGATCCCCTGTCCGGTCGCCATCCAGACTCCGTACCGGTCGTGATCCCATATGTCGTTGTTCTGCACCAGGTTCTCATTCCCGCTGGCGAGGAAGACACCGGTGCCGACCGGGATGTAGAGCCCGTCACCGAAGACCGAGACGACGTCGGAGTCCTCGGCGTACACGTTGAAGTTGTTGTCGTAGAACTTGTTGCGCTCCAGGAGCAGGTGCTCCTGCGGGTAGTTCGGGTGGTCGGTCTCCGAATCGGAAGTCAGGCCGGCCGCGTTGTCATAGAACTCGCTGTCGTGAACCCACACGTAGTTTCCGTGCGTTCCCGAGTAGCCGATCACGTTGTGGTGGCTCTTGCAGTTGGCGATCTCGTTGGAGAAGCGGCCAGGCGTGTTGGCGGCGCCGCCCGGGTAGATGCCCGCATCTCCGGCGCCGAACGCCTCGCAGTTCTGCGTCAGGCCGTGGTCGGTTGCGAACATGAGGAAGGCATAGTCGCGGCTGAATCCCGACACCACGTTGTCGAATAGGTAGCCGCTCTGGTCGATGACGTAGATGCCGTGGTCGAACGCGTGGAACATGGAGAGGTTCTGGATGATCGCGCCGTCGGCGCGATCCATGCGGATACCTACGTGTTTCTTGAACTCGACATCGATCACCACGTCGAGCGGTTTCGCTCCCATGCCGCGCAGCGTGATGTTCTTCTTGCCGACGATCGCGATCAGGTTCTGGGAGTTGGGGTTTTCGAGTTGATGCTCGTAGGAATAGGTGCCGTCCGCGTTGTCGGGGTCGAGAACTGGTTGCGCCCGGCTCGGCTCCTCCTTGTAGAGGCCCGGCCAGATCTGGATCAGCGCGCCGTCGGGTGCGGCGGTGACGGCTGCTTGGATGTGCTCGAACAGGCACTCATCTTTCTTGCACACGTCCAGGATGGCGGTCGGGATCCGGTTCGGGTCGGGCACCGAGCCTTCCCGGGCGGGGGACGGCGTCGGCCGCTCGGCGTGACCCGAAGCCAGTCCGGGCAGCGCGAGCGTCAAGGCGAGAGCACCAGCCAGCACAGCGCGTCGAGGCATGACCATCGTTCCTTCCTTGCGAGTCGGTCGGTCGAAACG includes these proteins:
- a CDS encoding right-handed parallel beta-helix repeat-containing protein; the protein is MPRRAVLAGALALTLALPGLASGHAERPTPSPAREGSVPDPNRIPTAILDVCKKDECLFEHIQAAVTAAPDGALIQIWPGLYKEEPSRAQPVLDPDNADGTYSYEHQLENPNSQNLIAIVGKKNITLRGMGAKPLDVVIDVEFKKHVGIRMDRADGAIIQNLSMFHAFDHGIYVIDQSGYLFDNVVSGFSRDYAFLMFATDHGLTQNCEAFGAGDAGIYPGGAANTPGRFSNEIANCKSHHNVIGYSGTHGNYVWVHDSEFYDNAAGLTSDSETDHPNYPQEHLLLERNKFYDNNFNVYAEDSDVVSVFGDGLYIPVGTGVFLASGNENLVQNNDIWDHDRYGVWMATGQGIVVGPTSDPPAAPFMSTGNRFIANRMYPPAGASGGRNAIDFAWDGGGLNNCWQDNVGSPEGAAVTSDAPFLPPCVDPATGSPMPVTAGIPYPLNSLHQAGLLFFEGEPIACVIDLGGCVWGPGPKPENARNTPEGYQPPPTPPTCGPSTCGASAASVKGAKVVTFRAEASALPATGVPATTSAALAILGSAVLIGSRVRRRR